From a region of the Falco cherrug isolate bFalChe1 chromosome 9, bFalChe1.pri, whole genome shotgun sequence genome:
- the SAPCD2 gene encoding suppressor APC domain-containing protein 2: protein MAPERGDRSLPAGTEGLPRAFLQSLRTLFDILDDRRRGYVHLREIESRWRGAEARELPAGVMEGLRRAAPASGYLTFERFVLGLRAALPGADAPAESGGGRRSAEKPPSPRCAEERRGKSSGQGDPGPSQPRGRGGDAKAAVQSQGDGSHPGAGDTRRHQRGRAEHRRHTITNGVDFSTLKHMKELEQEKDFLLQGLELVERAREWYHQHIQFMQERQRLLGKNKTSADFVSEGSQSHLGRLVPKLQEVNRCLGDLLSTTSKPANPSALSRLVPLASPASAGSQQAINMLKEQNRLLTKEVTDKSERITQLEQEKSALIKQLFEARAHNNHETSQLDSTFI from the exons atgGCCCCGGAGCGCGGCGACCGGTCGCTCCCCGCCGGGACCGAGGGTCTTCCCCGGGCTTTCCTGCAGAGCCTGCGAACTCTCTTCGATATCCTGGATGACCGGCGGCGGGGCTACGTGCACCTACGGGAGATCGAGTCCCGCTGGCGGGGAGCGGAAGCCCGGGAGCTGCCCGCCGGGGTGATGGAGGGGTTGCGGCGGGCGGCACCGGCCAGCGGGTACCTCACCTTCGAGCGGTTCGTCCTGGGGCTGCGCGCTGCCCTGCCCGGTGCCGACGCCCCGGCGGAGAGCGGCGGTGGGCGGCGGAGCGCGGAGAAGCCGCCGAGCCCGCGCTGTGCTGAGGAGCGGCGCGGGAAGAGCAGCGGGCAGGGGGACCCGgggcccagccagccccgcggccggg GTGGTGATGCTAAGGCTGCTGTGCAGTCCCAGGGAGATGGCAGCCAtccaggggctggggacactCGGAGGCATCAGAGGGGACGTGCAGAACACCGGAGACACACCATCACCAACGGTGTGGACTTCAGCACG ctgaAGCACATGAAGGAGCTGGAACAGGAGAAGGATTTCCTGCTGCAGGGTCTGGAGCTGGTGGAGCGTGCCCGGGAGTGGTACCACCAGCACATCCAGTTCATGCAGGAACGCCAGAGGCTCCTGGGgaagaacaaaaccagtgcT GACTTTGTCTCTGAGGGCAGCCAGAGCCACCTGGGGCGCCTGGTCCCCAAGCTGCAGGAGGTGAACCGCTGCCTGGGTGACCTCCTTTCCACCACTAGCAAG CCAGCAAACCCTTCAGCTCTGAGCAGGCTGGTGCCCCTGGCGTCCCCAGCCTCAGCAGGCTCCCAGCAAGCCATCAACATGCTGAAGGAGCAAAACCGGCTTCTCACCAAG GAGGTGACTGACAAGAGCGAACGCATCACCCAGTTGGAGCAGGAGAAATCTGCGCTGATCAAGCAGCTCTTTGAGGCTCGTGCCCACAATAACCATGAAACGAGCCAGCTGGACTCCACCTTCATCTAG